AGCACACCCACCGCTTCAGTATTATCGACGGACAGCCCAGTCGTATGGCTGAGCGCACGCGCCGTCATCCCGCTTTCTGCGACAAAGGTGATCCCGTCAAAGGCCAAAACGCGGTCATGATCCGTAAAACCAAGCACCACACCGTCGCGCCGCTTGATAGCCCAGCACTGGCAAACGTGGGTGAGACCCGTCGCCAGATGATCGTGAAGCGCCTGCACAGTCATACCCGCACCTCAACCACAGGCACATTCGGCACATCACCCGCACGGAAGCTGGCAACAGACGTCTGGATGCGGTCTGTGTCAAACCGCGCTGGTACATCGAATTCAAAACCGGCCTGTATCGAAGCGCCCATAGGCGGCGCTTCAGCGAAATGGATCAGCCCCGTTGTGCTATCCACAGTGAAATCAATCGTGTCCTGCAACGCGTCCCCGCCCACAGCCACACGCACCGACCCCACAACAGGTTTCGTCACTGGCCGCTGGTAACAAGCTTCACCGGACGGATAGTCCTTCACCAATTGCCATGCGCTTGTGGCCTCGTCGCCTTCACCAATGCGCTGATCAAACGGGGTGGGATCAGTATTTGCCGAGCAGGATTTATAGTCTGCCCAATCCTTCCAACGAAACCCGTATAGCTGCCCCTGACGCGCCTCAAAGAAAGCAACCAATAAGGCCACGTCATCCAGTGACCGCAGACCAAGCCCCGCATCATAGCGCCTGCGCGAATGGGCCCACGGGGTATTACGTTCTTCAAAGCCGTTGGCGAGCGTGACAATCTCTGTCCGCCGCTCTGGCCCACCAATCGCGCCAAAGGACAGCGACGCAGGAAAACGAGTTTCGTGAAATGACATGGTGGCTGCTCCTATCGGTTACGGTTGCCTTGCCCGATCGCACGGGCAACGCGGGCGGCGATCTGTCCTTGCGACCGTGCAAAGCCCGCCACATCAGGGGTCGAGATATTCATGTTGATGTTCACACCCCCGCCCCCTTGAGTACGCACACCAAGGCGGCCATCGGCACCGCGCGCCAACGGCATAATCGCCTCTGGCCCCGCTTCGCCCATCAGGCCCGTACCACCGCGCATCGGGAACGTGGTCGCGCCACTGACGACACCACCCAAGGCAAAGGGCATCACGCGGCCTTGCGAAAACGGTGCGCCATCCTTGAAGGGCATCACATTTGCGACTATCCCGCTGATCCCGTCGGCAATCGCGCTGCCAAAACCATTGGCGACAGGTTTGATCGCAGCCGCATAGGCCGTATCAATCATATTGCGGGCAACCATGTTCAGCGCATCGCTGAGCTTCAGCCCGTCAAAGGCCAACCCGTCGAACGCTTTGCGCAACCCATTCGATAGGCCGCTATCAAGGTTCGTCGCTTCCTTGAACGTCTCGGCAAAGGCGACACGCATTTCACGGATTTCAGCCGTCAGACGGGCGGCATCTTCTGCAGCACCACCAAACGTATCGTCATCAAAATCATCCATCCTCAGATGTCCTTTTTGTATCCGGATAAGCTTGGGACAATGCATCGAGTGCTGCCCGTCCCATCGGCGCCGATCCTGCATCAATTCCCAGCATCAGGCGAAATTCGGCAGGTGTGAGCCGCCAGAACTGATCGGGCCGCAACCCAAGACCGCGCACACCGGCGCGTAACAACGCGGGCCAATCAAACTTCATGATCCACCACCGCCAAAGGCACGGGCCAGCAATTGGGCAGCCACCTTCGCCGCCGCCACAGGTCCATCGCCAATCTCGGCTGTCAGCAAATCTGCGCGGGTGCCAGACCAACCGCCCCCCCGCAGACCAGCGACGATCAACGCCATCACATCACGGCTGGCAAAAGCGCCGCTTTCAAACCGCTGGACCAAAGCCACCAAAGTATCCTCGCCCAGCGTGTCCTCAAGTTCGGCCAGCGCCCCAAGGGTCAGCTTGCAGACATGCGGAATACCATCCACCGTGATCGTGACCTCGCCAGCCCAAGGGTTCGCCATCAGGTCAACGCCGTGAAGGTGATCGCGCCAGCGGACGCCATCGCCAGCTCATATGTCGCCTCGCCATTATAAGCGCCGGAATATTCCACGGACGTGATCTGGAACGGCCCTTCAACAGTGCCAAAATCAGGAATAATTACCTGAAAGTCAGGCGTTTCCCCGTCAAAGAAAATCTGGCGCGCGCGTTCATCGCTATCGGCATCCTTGAAAACGCCAGAGCCCGAGATCGCGCAGGTCTTCACGCCTGCCCCCGCCAGCAATTCACGCCAGCCACCGGTGCTTTCCAGCGATGTCACATCCACGCTTTCAGCGTTAAAG
The Rhodobacteraceae bacterium S2214 genome window above contains:
- a CDS encoding DUF2460 domain-containing protein — encoded protein: MSFHETRFPASLSFGAIGGPERRTEIVTLANGFEERNTPWAHSRRRYDAGLGLRSLDDVALLVAFFEARQGQLYGFRWKDWADYKSCSANTDPTPFDQRIGEGDEATSAWQLVKDYPSGEACYQRPVTKPVVGSVRVAVGGDALQDTIDFTVDSTTGLIHFAEAPPMGASIQAGFEFDVPARFDTDRIQTSVASFRAGDVPNVPVVEVRV
- a CDS encoding phage tail tape measure protein; protein product: MDDFDDDTFGGAAEDAARLTAEIREMRVAFAETFKEATNLDSGLSNGLRKAFDGLAFDGLKLSDALNMVARNMIDTAYAAAIKPVANGFGSAIADGISGIVANVMPFKDGAPFSQGRVMPFALGGVVSGATTFPMRGGTGLMGEAGPEAIMPLARGADGRLGVRTQGGGGVNINMNISTPDVAGFARSQGQIAARVARAIGQGNRNR
- a CDS encoding phage tail assembly chaperone translates to MMKFDWPALLRAGVRGLGLRPDQFWRLTPAEFRLMLGIDAGSAPMGRAALDALSQAYPDTKRTSEDG
- a CDS encoding gene transfer agent family protein, whose translation is MANPWAGEVTITVDGIPHVCKLTLGALAELEDTLGEDTLVALVQRFESGAFASRDVMALIVAGLRGGGWSGTRADLLTAEIGDGPVAAAKVAAQLLARAFGGGGS
- a CDS encoding phage major tail protein, TP901-1 family, which codes for MVAQNGKDLLVKIDMTGDGSFQTVAGLRATRISFNAESVDVTSLESTGGWRELLAGAGVKTCAISGSGVFKDADSDERARQIFFDGETPDFQVIIPDFGTVEGPFQITSVEYSGAYNGEATYELAMASAGAITFTALT